One window of the Magnolia sinica isolate HGM2019 chromosome 19, MsV1, whole genome shotgun sequence genome contains the following:
- the LOC131235003 gene encoding transcription factor bHLH121-like isoform X2 — protein MAPFINSQPLDFLGTDPDRPKNDKATILTDAVEMLKDLTAEVKRLKSEHASLSEESSELIQEKNELRDEKATLKSDIDSLNFQHQQRMSAMFPWAAINPTVPVGASPVSFPAPTPIPDSNPTNTQAHVHAPFMPPFMPFPIHPSLQPLPFFSSPTPDMTDQYFAFPPYAPHVTQSHVERPSAQYPSMQPLPTYLLQLQPLLPNSIPNSESHSTSIRESRNETSEFQQPSNVAQSSISDSRRECSRNGRKASEFRGGMDATESTDCGNKSSDSKCMAATAEVKDSARVMPATSCHSSSLECSSQEAEKVQETLGETRKTTDSASCTRSNPAGVG, from the exons ATGGCCCCTTTCATCAACTCCCAACCGTTGGATTTCCTCGGGACAG ACCCTGATCGACCAAAGAATGACAAGGCAACCATCCTCACTGATGCTGTGGAAATGTTGAAGGACCTGACTGCTGAAGTTAAGCGACTGAAATCAGAACACGCATCACTTTCAGAAGAATCCAGTGAG CTTATACAAGAGAAGAATGAATTGAGAGATGAGAAAGCGACTTTGAAGTCCGACATCGACAGCTTAAATTTTCAACATCAGCAGAGAATGAGTGCAATGTTTCCATGGGCTGCAATAAATCCAACAGTTCCAGTGGGAGCTTCCCCAGTTTCCTTCCCCGCCCCCACTCCAATACCAGATTCTAATCCTACGAATACCCAGGCTCATGTCCATGCTCCCTTTATGCCTCCTTTCATGCCATTTCCTATTCATCCTTCTCTTCAACCTCTTCCCTTTTTTAGCAGTCCTACGCCAGACATGACTGACCAGTATTTTGCTTTTCCGCCTTACGCTCCTCATGTTACTCAGTCCCATGTTGAGAGACCTTCAGCTCAGTATCCTTCGATGCAGCCTTTGCCCACATACCTCCTGCAGTTGCAGCCATTGCTTCCAAATTCAATTCCAAATTCAGAATCTCACTCAACAAGCATACGGGAATCTAGAAATGAAACCTCTGAGTTTCAGCAACCAAGTAATGTTGCCCAATCATCAATTTCTGATTCCAGAAGGGAATGTAGTCGGAATGGAAGAAAAGCTTCTGAATTTCGTGGGGGAATGGATGCTACCGAGTCAACAGATTGTGGCAACAAAAGCAGCGATTCTAAATGTATGGCTGCAACCGCGGAAGTTAAGGACAGCGCAAGGGTCATGCCTGCTACCTCTTGCCACTCAAGTAGCTTGGAGTGTAGTTCTCAAGAGGCTGAAAAGGTCCAG
- the LOC131235003 gene encoding transcription factor bHLH121-like isoform X1: MIRAMDMNPFSHHSPPNLHGHLASSHPPSQDGPFHQLPTVGFPRDRHDGRVEVKDPNSARKLQKADREKLRRDKLNEQFLELGTALDPDRPKNDKATILTDAVEMLKDLTAEVKRLKSEHASLSEESSELIQEKNELRDEKATLKSDIDSLNFQHQQRMSAMFPWAAINPTVPVGASPVSFPAPTPIPDSNPTNTQAHVHAPFMPPFMPFPIHPSLQPLPFFSSPTPDMTDQYFAFPPYAPHVTQSHVERPSAQYPSMQPLPTYLLQLQPLLPNSIPNSESHSTSIRESRNETSEFQQPSNVAQSSISDSRRECSRNGRKASEFRGGMDATESTDCGNKSSDSKCMAATAEVKDSARVMPATSCHSSSLECSSQEAEKVQETLGETRKTTDSASCTRSNPAGVG, encoded by the exons ATGATAAGGGCCATGGACATGAACCCTTTCTCTCATCACAGCCCTCCCAATCTTCACGGACATCTCGCCTCCTCGCATCCACCCTCCCAAGATGGCCCCTTTCATCAACTCCCAACCGTTGGATTTCCTCGGGACAG GCATGATGGAAGGGTTGAAGTGAAGGACCCTAATAGTGCAAGGAAACTTCAAAAGGCAGACAGAGAGAAATTAAGGAGGGATAAGCTAAATGAGCAGTTCCTCGAGTTGGGAACTGCATTGG ACCCTGATCGACCAAAGAATGACAAGGCAACCATCCTCACTGATGCTGTGGAAATGTTGAAGGACCTGACTGCTGAAGTTAAGCGACTGAAATCAGAACACGCATCACTTTCAGAAGAATCCAGTGAG CTTATACAAGAGAAGAATGAATTGAGAGATGAGAAAGCGACTTTGAAGTCCGACATCGACAGCTTAAATTTTCAACATCAGCAGAGAATGAGTGCAATGTTTCCATGGGCTGCAATAAATCCAACAGTTCCAGTGGGAGCTTCCCCAGTTTCCTTCCCCGCCCCCACTCCAATACCAGATTCTAATCCTACGAATACCCAGGCTCATGTCCATGCTCCCTTTATGCCTCCTTTCATGCCATTTCCTATTCATCCTTCTCTTCAACCTCTTCCCTTTTTTAGCAGTCCTACGCCAGACATGACTGACCAGTATTTTGCTTTTCCGCCTTACGCTCCTCATGTTACTCAGTCCCATGTTGAGAGACCTTCAGCTCAGTATCCTTCGATGCAGCCTTTGCCCACATACCTCCTGCAGTTGCAGCCATTGCTTCCAAATTCAATTCCAAATTCAGAATCTCACTCAACAAGCATACGGGAATCTAGAAATGAAACCTCTGAGTTTCAGCAACCAAGTAATGTTGCCCAATCATCAATTTCTGATTCCAGAAGGGAATGTAGTCGGAATGGAAGAAAAGCTTCTGAATTTCGTGGGGGAATGGATGCTACCGAGTCAACAGATTGTGGCAACAAAAGCAGCGATTCTAAATGTATGGCTGCAACCGCGGAAGTTAAGGACAGCGCAAGGGTCATGCCTGCTACCTCTTGCCACTCAAGTAGCTTGGAGTGTAGTTCTCAAGAGGCTGAAAAGGTCCAG